In the genome of Kazachstania africana CBS 2517 chromosome 6, complete genome, the window TACCAAGCTAGAAAGGCTAACAAGCCAGCTAAGCCAGCCGCTAAATCTATTGTCACTTTAGATGTTAAACCATGGGATGATGAAACCgatttagaagaaatgGTTGCCAACACTAAGGCCATCGAAATGGAAGGTTTAACCTGGGGTGCTCACCAATTTATTCCAATTGGTTTCGGtatcaagaaattacaAATCAACTGTGTTGTTGAAGATGACAAGGTTTCTTTAGATGACTTACAACAAGCTATTGAAGACGATGAAGACCACGTCCAATCTACTGATGTTGCTGCTATGCAAAAATTATAAggaaagaatttttttttaaatcaatatgataaaaaaagctttctcttttcactGAAGTTTCTCATCTGTTTACTTACTATCTTTTCTAAATAACTAGTGTAATTACCTTATCTCAATCAATATCgttaaagaaaatattcacGTCATTTTTCCTTGTAAATAATTACTCTCTCTTTTACTACATTTTCTCTTCTGCATCTTGCGCCTTGCgtcaataaaatattatcatttcaTATATAAGATCATTCATTACATGTTAGTTATCTAAGAATATGTTAAGTCGTCTTACGAATATTAGAACCCTTCATCCATCCACGCAAGGGTTCTTCTAATACCTTCTTCGATCTGTACTTGTGGTTCATAACCcaataatttcttggcTTTAGATATGTTATGGTAACGATATGCACAAACAATTTTTACACGGAATGGTGTTAAACCAGGCTCTTTGCCCAGTAACTTGGAGAAAAATTCTGATAAGTATCCTGCAAAAATTGCCAATGGTCTCTTTAAGACAATAGtatgtttttcaatatggCCGTCTGCTTTCCAAACCGTACGTGCCAGAGCCCAGAAGTAAGTTGGTGTGTCATTCGTTATAAAGAAAGCTTCACCTGAGACTTTTGAGACGGACTCTGGATCAAGTAACTTTTGTGCAGCAAGTACATGTGCATCAGCCACATTACCTGCATAGGTCCAATCGAATAAATTGTTATTATCaccaatttgaaattttgattgacCCAATTTAGCGACAGTCCTCAAACCTGGAACCAATTGACGATCTCCTGGACCGAAAATACCTGCTGGACGTAAAGATATTGTCAAAAATCCATTAGCTGGATCGTTTGCCTTTAATACCATATCTTCTGCAATCGCCTTCGTTTCATTATAAGCATCCATTGGTACCTCTGGGAT includes:
- the ERG26 gene encoding sterol-4-alpha-carboxylate 3-dehydrogenase (decarboxylating) (similar to Saccharomyces cerevisiae ERG26 (YGL001C); ancestral locus Anc_4.126); protein product: MKEINSVLIIGGAGFLGLHLIQKFYDIEPRPKICVFDVRPLPDRLSKQFNFKPEDIECYEGDLTSPEDVEEALKISGANVVVHAASPMHGAASDIYQKVNVQGTRNVIDICKKMNIDALVYTSSAGVIFNGEDLHNADETWPIPEVPMDAYNETKAIAEDMVLKANDPANGFLTISLRPAGIFGPGDRQLVPGLRTVAKLGQSKFQIGDNNNLFDWTYAGNVADAHVLAAQKLLDPESVSKVSGEAFFITNDTPTYFWALARTVWKADGHIEKHTIVLKRPLAIFAGYLSEFFSKLLGKEPGLTPFRVKIVCAYRYHNISKAKKLLGYEPQVQIEEGIRRTLAWMDEGF